The Candidatus Eisenbacteria bacterium region TTCTGCGCCGGGAAGGGCTGTATGCATCGAACCTAAACACTTGGCAGCGCCAGCGGGACCGGGGCGTTCAGACCGCCCTTTCGCCCAAGAAGCGGGGCCAGAAGGAATCGAACCGTAATCCGCTCCAGGCAGAGAACGAGAAGCTCCGCAAGGAAAACGGCCGGCTCACCACGCGCCTCAAGCAGGCTGAGCTCATCATCGACTTTCAAAAAAAAGTTTCGCAGATGCTGGGGATCCATCTCTCGACGCCCGAGGAAGGAGGGAACGATTAATGGAGACCGCTCTTACTCTTTCCTCTGATATCGGGATCAAGCCTGCCTGCGAAGCGCTTGATATCCCACGATCCGGGTTCTACCGTGCGCAGACAAGGAAGAACACGCCTGCGGTGGAGCCCAAGAAGCGTCCGAGCCCGCCCCGCGCGTTATCTGCCGAGGAACGCCAGGAGGTGCTCGATATCCTCCATTCCGACCGGTTCGTGGACAAAGCGCCTCATGAGGTCTACGCAACCCTTCTGGATGAAGGGGTATATTACTGCTCCATCCGCACCATGTACCGCATCCTCGACGATAAGACGGAGGTCAAGGAACGCAGAAACCAACTCAGCCATCCGGTATACCAGAAGCCCGAGCTTTTGGCAACAGCCCCGAATCAGGTCTGGTCATGGGACATTACCAAGCTCTTAGGCCCGGCCAAGTGGACATATTTCTATCTCTATGTGATCCTCGATATCTTCAGCCGCTACGTGGTCGGCTGGATGGTCGCCCCTGCGGAATCAGCGGCCCTGGCCGAGAAGCTGATCAAAGAGACCTGCGCCAAGCAGCGGATCGGCAGAGACCAGCTCACGATCCATGCGGACCGAGGCTCGTCCATGAAATCGAAGCCCGTAGCGCTTCTGATGGCTGATCTGGGCGTCACCAAGACCCACAGCAGGCCCCATACGAGCGATGACAA contains the following coding sequences:
- a CDS encoding IS3 family transposase (programmed frameshift) translates to MPDPEVPTKASRRRFTSEYKRRILKEADGCTAPGSLGALLRREGLYASNLNTWQRQRDRGVQTALSPKKRGQKESNRNPLQAENEKLRKENGRLTTRLKQAELIIGLSKKSFADAGDPSLDARGRRERLMETALTLSSDIGIKPACEALDIPRSGFYRAQTRKNTPAVEPKKRPSPPRALSAEERQEVLDILHSDRFVDKAPHEVYATLLDEGVYYCSIRTMYRILDDKTEVKERRNQLSHPVYQKPELLATAPNQVWSWDITKLLGPAKWTYFYLYVILDIFSRYVVGWMVAPAESAALAEKLIKETCAKQRIGRDQLTIHADRGSSMKSKPVALLMADLGVTKTHSRPHTSDDNPYSEAQFKTLKYRPDFPERFGCIEDSRNHCQGFFPWYNKEHRHSGIGLLTPEAMHYGFAQDVRKAREEVLRIAYEAHPERFVRKIPVPPAIPEAAWINKPKPAPESEPVLH